ACCCCGAGATCGGGCTGCAAGCCAACACGGCGGGCAGCGGCTCGGGCTTCATCGTGGACCCGAGCGGCATCGTGGTCACCAACAACCACGTCGTCACCGGTGCCGCCCTGCTGGAGGTGTACCTGGACGGCGAGGACGAACCCCGCAACGGCCGGGTGCTCGGCTACTCGGAGTGCTCGGACCTCGCCGTCATCAAGATCGAGGGGGAGGAGGACTTCCCCTACCTCGAGTGGTACGACGACACCATCACGACCGGCCTGGACGTCTACACCGCCGGCTACCCCCTCGGTGACCCGGAGTTCACGCTCACGCGGGGCATCGTGTCGAAGGCCAGTGCCGACGGGGACACCGACTGGGCCTCGGTGGACTCGGTGATCGAGCACGACGCGACGATCAACCCCGGCAACTCCGGCGGCCCGCTGGTCACCGACGACGCGCAGGTGGTCGCGGTGAACTACGCGGCGGCGACGGACGCCAACCAGTACTTCGCCATCAGCTCGGAGGACGCCAGGCCGTTGCTGGAGCGCCTGCAGGCGCAGGAGAACGTGCATTCGATCGGCATCAACGGCCAGGCCGTCGGCGACGACGCGGGCCTGACCGGCGTGTGGGTGGCGGCGGTCGACTCGGGCTCCGCAGCGGCCGAGGCGGGTATCGAGCCCGGCGACATCGTCACCACCATGGAGGGGTTGACCCTGGGTGCTGACGGCACGATGTCGGACTTCTGCGACATCCTGCGGAGCCGCACGGCGTCAGACGTGCTCGCCGTGGAAGTGTTGCGCTTCGAGACCGAGGAGGTGCTCGCCGGGGAGCTGAACGGCGACCCCCTGGAGGCACGGTTCTCCTTCGCCGAGGAGCTCGGTGACGAGGCTGCCGACCCCGGCGAGGGCGGCGCTCCCGGCTACAGCGACTACGTGGTCATCAGCGACGACACGGACTCCATCTCGGTGGAGGTGCCCGTCGAGTGGTCCGACGTCGATGGCGCCCCCTTCACCCAAGACGGGGCCGAGTTCTTCGACGTGCGCGCGTCCAGCAACCTCGAGTCGTTCCAGACGTCCTGGAACACCCCCGGGGTCATCGTCACCGCGTCGCAGGACCTGGCCCAGTCCGGGGACGAGGTCGCGTTCCTCGACCGACTCTCCGCGGGCTTCGACCAGCCGTGCACCCACTCGGGGCGCTTCCCCTACGAGGACGCGCTCTACACCGGTCAGTACGACCTGTTCACCGAGTGCGGCGGCGTCGGCGCCACCTACGTCATCGTCGGGGCGGTGCCGGAGGACCGCAGCTCGGTGATCGGGGTGCAGATCCAGGTCAACGACGACCGTGACTTCGAGGCGCTCGACCGGGTGCTGGCGACCTTCATCCTCAACTGATTCCACCACCGTCCCGGGGTCGGGATGGGTGGCAGGCCGCTTGCGTTGAGGATCGGGGCCGTGTGGTGGCCCTGATCCCTCGACGGTCCCGTCACTCGGCGCGGCGCATCTCGATGTGGACGTGCGGGCCGGGGCCGGCGAGCTCGTCGATCTGGGAGTTGAAGCCGAACTGCATCGCGGTCAAGGCCACTGGGGTCTGGCCGGCGACGACGCGCTGGCCGGGCTCGACCAGGTTGCCGTTGACGTGGATCATCACCAGGCGCAGGTCGGGGCGGCCTTCGGGCACCACGGTCACGATGAGGTCGGGGCTGCGGCCGTAGAGCAGATAGGGGGTGACCGACACGACGGTGCCCGTGACCGGGCTGGTCAGCGGGGTGTTGT
The sequence above is a segment of the Egibacteraceae bacterium genome. Coding sequences within it:
- a CDS encoding S1C family serine protease yields the protein MTRVLALCALCVLLLVACRQEAAQPPEEDDGPTAAVSDLEGVRAATVRIVAEGTFVDPEIGLQANTAGSGSGFIVDPSGIVVTNNHVVTGAALLEVYLDGEDEPRNGRVLGYSECSDLAVIKIEGEEDFPYLEWYDDTITTGLDVYTAGYPLGDPEFTLTRGIVSKASADGDTDWASVDSVIEHDATINPGNSGGPLVTDDAQVVAVNYAAATDANQYFAISSEDARPLLERLQAQENVHSIGINGQAVGDDAGLTGVWVAAVDSGSAAAEAGIEPGDIVTTMEGLTLGADGTMSDFCDILRSRTASDVLAVEVLRFETEEVLAGELNGDPLEARFSFAEELGDEAADPGEGGAPGYSDYVVISDDTDSISVEVPVEWSDVDGAPFTQDGAEFFDVRASSNLESFQTSWNTPGVIVTASQDLAQSGDEVAFLDRLSAGFDQPCTHSGRFPYEDALYTGQYDLFTECGGVGATYVIVGAVPEDRSSVIGVQIQVNDDRDFEALDRVLATFILN